GGATGCCATCACAGCCAAGCATCGACGGACGCGATCGATGTGCTCCGCGGTTCGACGCTCGTAAAACGCGACCATCTCTGGAGTTGGTTCAGATGTTGTCATTCCGTGATTCGTCTGATGGCAGAACGGCACGCGTAACCGGGAACGCGCGGGAAAGTTTCTAACGGCCAAATCGCTCAGCTCGCGTTCTCCGGTTCACGCGATGGTTACCCGCCCACCATGGGTTGAAGTTGTATTTTCAGCTTGCGACCGCCGGTAATCGCAAATCCAGAGCGTTCGTAAAATGCTAGCGTGCGGTCAAAGCCGGGAAGTGGCGGAGTTGTTACTTCGAGCATGGACCATCCCCGCTCGCGAGCGTTTGCGATCAACGTGGTTAGCAGTTGGTTGCCAATTCCTCGCGATCGATGTTCCGGTCGAACATAGAGTTCGGGAATCGTACCGTATGCCCCGTTTCCGTACAGTGAGTGGCTCTGATAGACGGTCGCAAAACCAACCGCCTGTTCGCCATCGAAAGCGACGAACCCGTCGTAAATGCCGTCCGCGATAAATGTTGAGAGGCGGCGAGCAGTTGGATCGTGTTCAAAGTCGAACGCCGGCAAGTCGATCACGCGCATGATCTCGTGCAGCAGCTCACCAACCATTACGGTCACACACTGGACAGAGTCGGACGACAGGCGTTGAACGGCGATCACATTTAGACT
This is a stretch of genomic DNA from Allorhodopirellula heiligendammensis. It encodes these proteins:
- a CDS encoding GNAT family N-acetyltransferase, translating into MIAVQRLSSDSVQCVTVMVGELLHEIMRVIDLPAFDFEHDPTARRLSTFIADGIYDGFVAFDGEQAVGFATVYQSHSLYGNGAYGTIPELYVRPEHRSRGIGNQLLTTLIANARERGWSMLEVTTPPLPGFDRTLAFYERSGFAITGGRKLKIQLQPMVGG